Proteins encoded in a region of the Corynebacterium breve genome:
- a CDS encoding dynamin family protein, whose translation MMNSSRVNVVGALNTLLLQAADALQQGGGDMVNQAETVRTIVNRPPQVAVAGRLKSGKSTLVNALTQHKIAATGSLECTMAVSIYSDGAPARAEIHDLDGGVRRISLADGPLTGLGRPLDEIDYIHQYLPNRELRQLGLIDTPGTATLTVENEQRTRRVLVDGQKDTARASAWADSVVFLSDSTPRDDEREFLATLGMTPLTLVGVLSRADSFGAGAFGDRDPIEHAASHSQRIVRELGGAVSAVLPLSGLLAESALTGQITEDFARMLAALAPLSRTELLDVLELPDPSSVGPGLNAQQRDWLLDTVGEYGIFIGRNVAAQSGAVGLMRWMVEASGLQNLTNLLTGDLTYYSLLQRAARVLDILDELAGTHAQRDHARWVQSVTVTQPAMQQVLLYRSFQRTYRSSPMSRLVPMLHQAITATSPAGVAGLTENAPESEVRDALNNKIVELQQMAMAPLSAAEEEARTRLVVAHQEALNVIGG comes from the coding sequence ATGATGAATTCGAGCCGCGTCAACGTCGTCGGCGCATTGAACACTTTGCTCTTGCAAGCTGCAGATGCGTTGCAACAGGGCGGTGGCGACATGGTAAACCAAGCAGAGACTGTTCGGACGATCGTTAACCGCCCGCCGCAGGTTGCCGTTGCAGGTCGCCTGAAGTCAGGCAAATCGACACTGGTCAACGCACTTACGCAGCACAAGATCGCCGCGACTGGTTCCCTGGAGTGCACAATGGCAGTGTCCATTTACTCCGATGGGGCGCCAGCACGCGCGGAGATCCACGATCTCGATGGCGGGGTGCGCCGTATCTCACTTGCTGATGGCCCGCTGACCGGTCTTGGCCGCCCACTGGATGAAATCGATTACATCCATCAGTACCTGCCCAACCGTGAGCTGCGCCAACTTGGCCTCATCGATACACCAGGTACCGCGACGTTGACCGTGGAAAACGAGCAGCGCACCCGGCGCGTGCTCGTCGATGGCCAAAAAGACACTGCGCGTGCATCCGCATGGGCCGATTCCGTCGTCTTCCTCTCGGATTCCACCCCGCGTGACGACGAACGTGAGTTCCTCGCAACTTTGGGAATGACCCCTTTGACGCTGGTGGGTGTTTTGTCGCGCGCGGACTCGTTTGGCGCGGGTGCCTTTGGCGATCGCGATCCGATCGAACACGCGGCCTCACATTCACAGCGCATCGTTCGCGAACTCGGTGGCGCGGTGTCTGCTGTCTTGCCATTGTCGGGCCTACTCGCCGAATCGGCATTGACCGGCCAAATCACGGAGGACTTCGCACGCATGCTTGCAGCACTCGCTCCGCTGAGCCGTACTGAGTTGCTTGATGTCCTCGAATTGCCGGACCCATCCAGTGTTGGTCCGGGTTTGAATGCCCAACAGCGAGACTGGCTGTTGGACACTGTCGGCGAATACGGCATCTTTATCGGACGTAATGTTGCCGCGCAAAGTGGAGCAGTGGGCCTGATGCGTTGGATGGTAGAGGCCAGCGGCCTGCAGAATCTGACCAACTTGCTCACCGGTGACTTGACCTATTACTCGCTGCTTCAGCGTGCAGCCCGGGTGCTTGACATTCTGGACGAATTGGCGGGCACGCATGCCCAGCGCGATCACGCACGCTGGGTGCAATCGGTCACTGTCACTCAACCCGCAATGCAGCAAGTTTTGTTGTACCGTTCTTTCCAACGCACTTATCGTTCTTCGCCGATGTCGCGCCTTGTTCCGATGCTGCACCAGGCCATCACCGCAACCTCTCCAGCAGGTGTGGCGGGTCTCACAGAAAACGCTCCGGAATCCGAGGTGCGCGACGCATTGAACAATAAAATCGTCGAGCTCCAGCAGATGGCTATGGCACCGCTATCAGCCGCTGAAGAAGAAGCTCGCACGCGTCTCGTGGTGGCACACCAGGAGGCACTGAACGTAATTGGAGGATAA
- a CDS encoding dynamin family protein, which yields MADTPARPAGRTAQESVERAADIASRYGLKDAANHATSLVKAQFKTGSVVVIGEIKRGKSSLVSALAGQRNLLPSDAVNSTSVPMRVRFDDTLAPDATPVYKMLRGDDYVVIDRDEVDKWGTQDEVTRIYESGNTEEIDQLPSAIEITVPSRDMGTMTVVDTPGVGGLDKYAIDAAIAESKGAGVLLMVCDASTPITAPEIDILKRGSASAGAVIVVVTKTDKNIRRFRDIVADDARLIREHLGAEVPVVGVSSLRALDATDIDDPLRRGEIERRSGITELRHLILSHSEDVETQGVLRAVESIGTTMTTLLESIERDLLIHTQTSEAVERLENERAELEKVRDQASEWEQLFQRDMSVLRNQMTEQLDLQLDSLRQTWTTRISSEGMRVLRSKPQVFTSQMEVDVRQIMEQTIGALIQEIRGHAAAMFPNNPEVVDAITQELMRSVGNPAVSERDVEKKSKDLFDPQLLTLGVVGAGVLSAIVPIAPLAGAAWIGVNLAYRAMRNGKQHLLSWLRDTTMTVRGSTTRMMDTLMTTARTEIMLRHRANLREQIRQLQAAIEEARDVARSSEQDRKQKVARLTKNRDIVQAMRDELNTHAERVSARKVYA from the coding sequence TTGGCAGATACACCCGCACGCCCAGCAGGTCGGACTGCACAGGAATCTGTCGAGCGAGCAGCTGACATCGCAAGTCGGTACGGACTCAAAGATGCAGCTAACCATGCGACAAGTCTGGTGAAGGCACAGTTCAAGACAGGTAGCGTCGTCGTCATTGGCGAGATTAAGCGCGGCAAATCCAGCCTCGTTTCGGCGCTTGCCGGCCAGCGCAACCTGCTACCTTCCGACGCAGTAAATTCAACTTCGGTGCCGATGCGCGTGCGTTTCGACGACACACTCGCCCCCGACGCCACGCCGGTATACAAGATGCTGCGTGGCGACGACTACGTGGTCATCGACCGCGATGAGGTGGATAAGTGGGGCACCCAAGATGAGGTCACACGGATCTACGAGTCAGGCAACACGGAAGAGATCGATCAGCTTCCAAGTGCTATCGAGATCACTGTTCCGTCGCGCGATATGGGGACAATGACTGTCGTCGACACGCCCGGTGTTGGTGGCTTGGACAAGTACGCTATTGATGCCGCGATCGCCGAATCCAAGGGTGCGGGTGTGCTGTTGATGGTCTGCGACGCTTCGACACCCATTACTGCCCCGGAGATCGACATTCTCAAGCGGGGATCCGCATCTGCTGGTGCCGTGATCGTGGTGGTGACAAAGACGGATAAGAACATTCGACGGTTCCGCGACATCGTTGCCGATGATGCCCGGTTGATTCGCGAGCACCTTGGCGCCGAGGTTCCTGTCGTGGGTGTCTCTAGTTTGCGCGCACTCGATGCCACTGACATCGACGATCCCCTCCGACGCGGAGAAATCGAGCGCCGTAGTGGTATCACCGAGCTGCGCCACCTGATTTTGAGCCATTCGGAAGATGTGGAGACCCAGGGCGTGCTGCGCGCTGTGGAATCTATTGGCACCACCATGACAACGCTCTTAGAAAGCATCGAGCGCGACCTGCTGATTCATACCCAGACGTCCGAGGCTGTGGAGAGGCTTGAGAACGAGCGAGCAGAACTGGAAAAGGTTCGTGACCAGGCGAGCGAGTGGGAGCAGCTGTTCCAGCGCGACATGTCGGTGCTGAGAAACCAGATGACAGAACAGCTCGATCTCCAGCTGGATTCTCTGCGGCAGACTTGGACCACCAGAATTAGTTCGGAGGGCATGCGTGTTTTGCGCAGCAAGCCGCAGGTCTTTACCTCCCAGATGGAGGTCGACGTCCGTCAGATCATGGAGCAGACTATCGGCGCGTTGATCCAGGAAATTCGTGGACATGCTGCAGCGATGTTCCCGAATAACCCCGAGGTGGTTGACGCAATCACTCAGGAACTCATGCGTTCCGTGGGTAATCCGGCCGTGTCCGAGCGTGACGTGGAGAAGAAGTCCAAGGACCTTTTCGATCCACAGCTGCTGACCCTCGGCGTGGTGGGAGCGGGTGTGTTGAGTGCGATTGTCCCGATCGCTCCCTTGGCCGGTGCCGCCTGGATTGGCGTTAACTTGGCCTATCGTGCGATGCGCAATGGCAAGCAGCACCTGTTGTCGTGGTTGCGTGACACAACGATGACCGTGCGTGGATCGACCACTCGCATGATGGATACGCTCATGACAACCGCGCGGACTGAGATCATGCTGCGCCACCGCGCGAACTTGCGTGAGCAGATCCGCCAACTGCAAGCAGCAATCGAGGAGGCACGCGATGTCGCCCGCTCATCGGAGCAAGATCGCAAGCAAAAGGTCGCTCGACTGACGAAGAACCGTGACATCGTCCAGGCAATGCGCGACGAGTTGAACACTCACGCCGAGCGCGTCAGCGCACGAAAGGTATACGCATGA